A window of the Streptomyces sp. NBC_00250 genome harbors these coding sequences:
- a CDS encoding GlxA family transcriptional regulator: MSPVPPPPAHRPQRIALLSFPGIRAFDISVITEVWGSDRTLRGVPPFELRRTATDPHTPIPVRGGLTLTPDRPLTWLDDLTPTDLVLVPGIEDPDADLPAPVLDALRRAHTAGTPVASLCAGAFVLARAGLLDGRRAVTHWHLARTLAARHPAIQVEPDALFVEDTGVWTSAGTAAGIDLCLHLVRTAHGAEAAAAIARAMVTAPFRTGTQAQFIEHPTPRADRDADALADVRAHALAHLDEPHTVATLAARAGMSPRSFARHFHATTGTTPLHWLITQRVAAAQKLLELTDHPLPEVARRAGFGSEVTMRQHFASHLATSPRDYRNAFRHPAGNSPIAR; this comes from the coding sequence ATGTCACCCGTGCCGCCGCCCCCCGCGCACCGCCCCCAGCGCATCGCGCTCCTCTCCTTCCCCGGCATCCGCGCCTTCGACATCTCCGTCATCACCGAGGTCTGGGGCAGCGACCGCACCCTCCGCGGCGTCCCACCCTTCGAACTCCGCAGGACTGCCACCGACCCGCACACCCCCATCCCCGTGCGCGGCGGTCTCACCCTCACCCCCGACCGCCCACTCACCTGGCTCGACGACCTCACCCCCACCGACCTGGTCCTCGTCCCCGGCATCGAAGACCCCGACGCCGACCTCCCGGCCCCCGTCCTCGACGCACTCCGCCGCGCCCACACCGCGGGCACCCCGGTCGCCTCCCTCTGCGCCGGCGCCTTCGTGCTCGCCCGCGCAGGCCTCCTCGACGGCCGCCGCGCCGTCACCCACTGGCACCTGGCCCGGACCCTGGCCGCCCGCCACCCCGCGATCCAGGTCGAACCCGACGCCCTCTTCGTCGAGGACACCGGAGTCTGGACCTCCGCCGGCACCGCCGCCGGTATCGACCTCTGCCTCCACCTCGTCCGCACCGCGCACGGAGCCGAGGCAGCCGCCGCCATCGCCCGAGCGATGGTCACCGCCCCCTTCCGCACCGGCACCCAGGCCCAGTTCATCGAGCACCCCACCCCCCGCGCCGACCGCGACGCCGACGCCCTGGCCGACGTCCGCGCCCATGCCCTCGCCCACCTGGACGAGCCCCACACCGTCGCGACCCTGGCCGCCCGCGCCGGCATGTCCCCCCGCTCCTTCGCCCGCCACTTCCACGCCACCACCGGAACCACCCCCCTGCACTGGCTCATCACCCAGCGCGTCGCCGCCGCCCAGAAACTCCTCGAACTCACCGACCACCCCCTCCCCGAGGTGGCCCGCCGCGCGGGCTTCGGCAGCGAGGTCACGATGCGCCAGCACTTCGCCTCGCACCTCGCCACCAGCCCACGCGACTACCGCAACGCGTTCCGTCACCCGGCGGGCAACAGCCCGATCGCCCGATAG
- a CDS encoding ABC transporter permease encodes MSPARTLATAARVLRQLRHDPRSIALMLLVPCVMLLLLRYVFDGSPGTFDNIGASLLGIFPLITMFLVTSIATLRERTSGTLERLLAMPLGKADLIAGYALAFGLLAVVQSVLATGLAVWFLGLDVIGSPWLLLLVALLDALLGTALGLFVSAFAASEFQAVQFMPAVIFPQLLLCGLFTPRDRMAPALEAISDVLPMSYAVDGMNQVLRHPEVTGDFVRDALVVAGCALLVLGLGAATLRRRTA; translated from the coding sequence ATGAGCCCCGCCCGCACCCTCGCCACCGCCGCCCGCGTCCTGCGTCAGCTGCGCCACGACCCGCGCTCGATCGCCCTGATGCTCCTCGTGCCCTGCGTGATGCTCCTGCTGCTGCGGTACGTCTTCGACGGAAGCCCGGGCACCTTCGACAACATCGGTGCCTCGCTGCTCGGCATCTTCCCGCTCATCACCATGTTCCTGGTGACCTCCATCGCGACCCTCCGCGAACGCACCTCCGGCACCCTCGAACGCCTCCTCGCCATGCCCCTCGGCAAGGCCGACCTCATCGCCGGCTACGCCCTCGCCTTCGGACTCCTGGCCGTCGTCCAGTCCGTCCTGGCCACCGGCCTCGCCGTCTGGTTCCTCGGCCTCGACGTCATCGGCTCCCCCTGGCTCCTGCTCCTGGTCGCCCTCCTCGACGCCCTCCTCGGCACCGCCCTCGGCCTCTTCGTCTCCGCCTTCGCCGCCTCCGAGTTCCAGGCCGTCCAGTTCATGCCGGCCGTGATCTTCCCCCAGCTGCTGCTCTGCGGACTCTTCACCCCGCGCGACCGGATGGCCCCCGCCCTCGAAGCGATCTCCGACGTCCTGCCCATGTCGTACGCCGTCGACGGCATGAACCAGGTCCTCCGACACCCCGAGGTCACCGGCGACTTCGTCCGCGACGCCCTCGTCGTCGCAGGCTGCGCACTCCTCGTCCTCGGCCTCGGCGCGGCCACCCTCCGCCGCCGCACCGCGTGA
- the trpS gene encoding tryptophan--tRNA ligase, which yields MTRIFSGVKPTGHLTLGNYLGAVRRWVEVDQHQAEALFSVVDLHALTVEHDPARVRRLSRQAATLLLAAGLDPKLCTLFVQSHVDEHARLSYLLECTATDGELRRMIQYKEKSVRARTSGQGVRLSLLTYPVLMAADILAYGADEVPVGEDQTQHVELTRDLAVRFNQRYGHTFTVPRATRPEVAARVMDLQDPTSKMGKSHANGAGIVYLLDDAETVRRKVMRAVTDSGRDVEYDRDAKPGVANLLDLMAASTGGNPEALAGVYETYGSLKKDTADAVVELLRPLRERHAELAADPGYVDQVLRDGAQRARETARPMVDRAYRAIGLLPAG from the coding sequence ATGACGAGGATCTTCAGCGGGGTCAAGCCGACCGGGCACCTGACGCTGGGCAATTACCTCGGGGCCGTACGACGGTGGGTCGAGGTCGATCAGCATCAGGCGGAGGCGCTGTTCAGCGTCGTGGACCTGCATGCGCTGACCGTGGAGCACGATCCGGCGCGGGTGCGGCGGCTCAGCCGGCAGGCGGCCACGCTGCTGCTGGCCGCGGGGCTGGATCCGAAGCTGTGCACCTTGTTCGTGCAGAGCCATGTGGACGAGCACGCTCGGCTGTCGTACCTGCTGGAGTGCACGGCCACGGACGGCGAGCTGCGGCGGATGATCCAGTACAAGGAGAAGAGCGTCCGGGCGCGGACGTCGGGGCAGGGCGTGCGGCTGTCGCTGCTGACGTATCCGGTGCTGATGGCGGCGGACATCCTGGCGTACGGGGCCGACGAGGTGCCGGTGGGTGAGGACCAGACGCAGCACGTGGAGCTCACCCGGGATCTGGCGGTGCGGTTCAACCAGCGGTACGGGCACACGTTCACAGTGCCGCGGGCGACGCGGCCGGAGGTGGCGGCTCGGGTCATGGACCTTCAGGACCCCACGTCGAAGATGGGGAAGTCGCACGCGAACGGGGCCGGGATCGTCTATCTGCTCGACGACGCGGAGACCGTGCGGCGGAAGGTCATGCGGGCCGTGACCGACAGCGGGCGGGACGTGGAGTACGACCGGGACGCCAAGCCGGGGGTCGCCAACCTGCTCGATCTGATGGCGGCCTCGACGGGTGGGAACCCCGAGGCGCTGGCCGGTGTATATGAAACGTACGGATCGTTGAAGAAGGACACGGCGGACGCGGTCGTCGAGCTGCTGAGGCCCCTGCGGGAGCGGCATGCCGAGCTCGCGGCGGATCCCGGCTATGTGGATCAGGTGCTACGGGACGGGGCCCAGCGGGCCCGGGAGACGGCGCGGCCCATGGTGGACCGGGCCTATCGGGCGATCGGGCTGTTGCCCGCCGGGTGA
- the proC gene encoding pyrroline-5-carboxylate reductase, which translates to MTQTVAVLGTGKIGEALLSGMIRAGWRPANLLVTARRAERAEELRTRYGVETVTNAEAAKRADTLILAVKPQDMGRLLDELAPHVAADRLVISAAAGIPTSFIEERLTTGTPVVRVMPNTPVLVDEGMSVISAGSHATPAHLAHTEEIFGGVGKTLRVPESQQDAATALSGSGPAYFYFLVEAMTDAGILLGLPRAQAHDLIVQAAIGAAVMLRDSGEHPVKLREAVTSPAGTTISAIRELENHGVRAALIAALEAARDRSRELASGNS; encoded by the coding sequence ATGACCCAGACCGTCGCAGTCCTCGGCACCGGCAAGATCGGTGAAGCGCTCCTCAGCGGCATGATCCGCGCCGGCTGGCGCCCCGCAAACCTCCTGGTCACCGCCCGCCGCGCCGAACGCGCCGAGGAGCTCCGCACCCGCTACGGCGTCGAGACCGTCACCAACGCCGAGGCCGCCAAGCGCGCCGACACCCTCATCCTGGCCGTCAAGCCCCAGGACATGGGCCGCCTCCTCGACGAACTCGCCCCGCACGTCGCCGCCGACCGCCTGGTCATCAGCGCCGCCGCCGGCATCCCCACCTCCTTCATCGAGGAACGCCTCACCACCGGCACCCCCGTCGTCCGCGTCATGCCCAACACCCCCGTCCTGGTCGACGAAGGCATGTCCGTCATCTCGGCCGGCAGCCACGCCACCCCCGCGCACCTCGCCCACACCGAAGAGATCTTCGGCGGCGTCGGCAAGACCCTCCGCGTCCCCGAGTCCCAGCAGGACGCCGCCACCGCCCTCTCCGGCTCCGGCCCGGCGTACTTCTACTTCCTCGTCGAGGCCATGACCGACGCCGGCATCCTCCTCGGCCTGCCCCGCGCCCAGGCCCACGACCTGATCGTCCAGGCCGCCATCGGCGCCGCCGTGATGCTCCGCGACAGCGGCGAACACCCGGTCAAGCTCCGCGAGGCCGTCACCTCCCCGGCCGGCACCACCATCAGCGCCATCCGCGAGCTGGAGAACCACGGCGTCCGCGCCGCCCTCATCGCCGCCCTCGAAGCCGCCCGCGACCGCAGCCGCGAACTCGCCTCCGGCAACAGCTGA
- a CDS encoding cysteine hydrolase family protein has translation MEIAENAALVVIDVQKGFEEEFWGKRNNPAAEENIAALIDLWQETGRPVVFVRHDSVEGSRSPLRTGYEGNDFKDFVEERRGKGSGPELLVTKSVNSAFYGEPSLDAWLAGQEIAQFVIVGIQTNMCNETTARMGGNLGYEVVFPLDAMHTFDLEGPFGWSRTADELAQATAVSLHGGRFAKVVTTEEVVKGASVGVR, from the coding sequence ATGGAGATCGCAGAGAACGCAGCGCTGGTTGTCATCGACGTGCAGAAGGGCTTCGAGGAGGAGTTCTGGGGGAAGCGGAACAACCCGGCCGCCGAGGAGAACATCGCGGCTCTGATCGACCTGTGGCAGGAGACGGGGCGGCCGGTCGTCTTCGTGCGGCACGACTCGGTGGAGGGCTCGCGGTCGCCGCTGCGGACGGGGTACGAGGGGAACGACTTCAAGGACTTCGTCGAGGAGCGGCGCGGGAAGGGCAGCGGTCCTGAGCTGCTGGTGACGAAGAGCGTGAACTCGGCCTTCTACGGGGAGCCGTCGCTGGACGCGTGGCTGGCCGGGCAGGAGATCGCTCAGTTCGTGATCGTCGGGATCCAGACGAACATGTGCAACGAGACGACGGCCCGGATGGGCGGGAACCTCGGGTACGAGGTGGTGTTCCCGCTGGACGCGATGCACACCTTCGACCTGGAGGGGCCGTTCGGTTGGTCGCGGACCGCGGATGAGCTGGCACAGGCGACGGCCGTGTCCCTGCACGGGGGGCGCTTCGCGAAGGTCGTGACGACGGAGGAGGTCGTGAAGGGGGCGTCCGTCGGGGTCCGGTGA